GCAGCAAGACCATAAACAGATCTATTCCATTTTGTCTTGCAACTTTAAACAGACCATAAACAGACCATAAAATTGAGGGCCACTCGTGATGATATCTTACAACTTTAAAACTAGTATGTCTGCTTGCACATTCTTCACCATAGAACTAACAGTAGACTATCTTGTTCAACACGATAGCGCagatagaagaagaagaggaagatgatgatgacAGAAATGGTGGATCACAAACGACGAAGCCATGATGGCTTTGTTGTTCCCAGCAAGGTGAGCGGGCCGCCAAGAAGTCAAAGGGACAGCAGTGGGGAGAAGAGGCTCAAGGCTGGTGGTGGAGCCGGAGTAGGAGCCAACATCTCCACCAAGGTCCGTCTTCTTTTCCTCCCATGACACTGATGCCTACTTACagccaaaggaatgaaacagaaaTGATCATTTGAGATTGGCAATCAGGAAAAGAAGGACAAGATTGGAGAGCGAGTGGCGAAGCTACAACAGCTAGTGTCACCATTTGGAAAGGTAGGCAGACATGAACTTGACTCTAGTGGGTGCAGTGCTACTCTCTTTACCTGCCTTTCTTGTTCAAGATTGCTATCGAATAGTCAATTAACAGAATAATTTTGTGGATGCAGTCAGATACAGCATCTGTTCTCTCAGAGGCCACTGCTTATATTAAAttcctacatgatcaagtccaggTCCCACTCTTGGACCCTTCTTTGTGCCTATCATTCAGCATTCCTATTCACTAAACTCAACCAGAGTAGCTCAACTAAATTTAGATTGCGGACTGCTTAGAACGATTAAGGGGTTCATCTAGCTGTGTTTACCACAAAAAATTTCATCTAGCTCTGTAAATTGCAGGTGCTGAGTGCTCCATATCTTCAGACAACAGTGATTGAGACAGTGGAGGTGAGTCATAATTTTAATCAACTAGTTCTCTCTGATCACCCCAGAGAATAGATCAATGTCTTCTGTTTCTAAAACTAAGCTCTGATATCTTTCATGCTAAAGTACCAAGATTGTATATGCAAAAGCAAAACATAGAAACAGCATACCCTCTGTCACAGTGCAAGACAGAAAAAATGGCTAAAGCAAACATTAAAATCACATAAATAGATAATCCAACAGTAGCATCTGTACCTCAGTTGTATCCTGAAGTCGATAAGGGAATGCAGCTTTTGAACTCTTTTACTGACATGCTATCACTTATGATGTGACTGTAGGAGAGAGAATGTTACAGCCTCAGAAGCCGTGGCCTGTGTCTTGTGCCAGTAGCCTCCACACTCAAGATTGCCCAAAGCAATGGTGCTGATCTGTGGGCACCAGCAAACTCAAACAGAAGACCATAAAATTAGAAGTTTATGATCAATATACTGGAAATACAGTGAAAGAGAAAGTGGATTACTTTCTGGAGCTGCTGCTGCCTGTATCTGCTGGTTGAAGTAACATCAGCTCCAGGGTCCAGAGCCACTGTTAACTTGTTTGCTTAGTTAAGATCGTAACACAATTCATTCCCTCTTCTGACCTAGAATTCATTATAGTGTAATCCATCATGGCATCATCTTCATTCTGTAAGATATATTACACTCGTGACCTCATGCTGCATATGCTGACATGGTGTCCCTCCTGGTTGCTAGAAGCACCTGCATGCACTACTAGTGTAACAAATCGATATAATAAACCAAAAGCTGCAATGCGCACGGAGCCCTATTATTTGCAGAATCTGCTCATGGagatttaaaatgtttaataaagctTAATTTCACATGCTAAAAGGTGATTTTCGTTTGCTATTGGCATTTCTAATCGTTATAATTTATCCTCCTATTCAAAGTTTATCCTTCTTCCATCATGATACGTCCCAAATAGATTGTAGCATTCAGAAGATTACCATCTATGTTAGAGTCACTGACCCAAAATAGTAAACCTTAGGTTCATTGGTTAGTTCTTCCAACATTAATACGGAACCTCAAAGCAGCCTTTGGTTACCAACTGGAATAAGGAACATTAACAAAGATGCTAACAAATAAAAGCCTCAGAATAGGAAACGACAAAACTGCATGCATGTTGATCCAAAAAGTTTATCCATTATAGCCAAATAAAAACAGAACAAATGTGAGACAAAACGAGCGGAGCAAACAAGCATCCCTGCAGTTAGCATGTATAACTAGTAAGCATATTTCTTATTGGAGCAACAGCACCTGAGTTAAGCAACTTACAAGTATTCCTGAGTTAAGGTAAGGCAGCTGCACATCATATTAGAAAGCCGATGTGCTTTGGGCATAAAGATCCTGTTCAAACAAGATGAGAAATGCCATATTCATGAGAAACCAGCAAACTCAGCAGATAGCAACAATGTGACTAGCCGCAAACACTGCATTGCTTTGCATGTTCATTTTGCATATAAGTAATGACCATCTCCAAAGAACTTTTCTCCAACCTAATTCCTGCAGAATGGGGAAACCACCAAGAATTAACCTGGTGAAGATTGAAAAGCACGTAAGATCAAATGTTCTCCGAAAAACATAGGATTGAAACTTGGTATCTGTTTATGGAAAATACCTGACACAGGTTGGACATGTGAATATATTTGTTTCCTGTATCTATATATATCTGGACAAGAAGTATCAGAATCAAGCCCTCTAAAATTTAATGTTTACGTaggtaaaataaattaattagtttCTCTCAGAAAATTGGACGTACAATGAGAAAATCAATACTAAACATATTAAGGGAGTATCCGTGCAGTACATCTCGGAAGATTTTCCAGAGCTAAGTATGATGGACAAGGAATCCAAATGATATGCTTAAGAAGAATAATGGAATAACCATGTACTTCAGGTTGTACATTATCTTCTTTTCTTCAATAAGGAGCTGGCTCTTAAGAAAATCTTATCAACGGCATCCAAGTCAGCCAGTTTTACATCTTTAGTAGAAAGGTCAATCCGCTTTGAGGCAGCAGCAATTTGACGTAGATGCTCCTCAAAATCCTTTGGCTCCTCATCAATATTTGATGGAAATTTTTCCACTTCATCTAAATACAGAGGACACTCTGATTTCTCCATCACCTCCATATCAGAATCTGTCTCAAACATGTCTGACAGATCTTCCGTCTCTGACCAAGAACTTGATTCCATCAACGAATCATCTTCAACTGGCTCACTGTTTCCATCTTCTAGTACATCAAGCACCTCAGAGCTTTTCATTTGGCAATCGGAAATTATTCTGTTATCAACAGCATTTGAAACAGCTTCTTCAGTTGTCTTACTTTTACTTTCTCCCTCTCTTTTCATCTGCTCTTGTAGATCACCAAGGTCTTGATGAAGCTTAGGAATATACCTCCTGACAGCCCGTAAGGCATCTTTATACTTGGACTTATCAAGGGCCTGAATGAAATATAATGAGACAgtttaaaaagaagaaagcaaatgaTATACATCACATGTAGTTAACAAGTTGTCAGAGAAAGAGGCATACCTTTTTTCTTGAAAGAGTAACCTTCGGGGACATAATCTCCGTTGGTGGTTGTGCATAGTTCTTTCCCCTGTACATAATAATTGTATTCTCCTCATGGATATCAAGCACAATTCCTCCACTTAATCTAGCCAATTCTGCTGCAATCTCACGAACTTCCTCTGGGGTGAATGTCTTCACGATAACCTTCAATGTCTGATGCTTCTTCCAGTGCAAATGCATGTTGAGAATCACTCCCTGGAAAATACCACGCCTTCCAACGGGTACATAGTTTTTGCATTTGTGACCCATCTTGAGGAGGTAGAAGTGCTCTTCTGGAGTAAGTATCTCTGGGTCATGGGTAGGCTCTGATGAGTCTGCAGGTTCAATTTTCTTCAATGCCTCAACAAGCCGTTCTTCCTTTCTTTTAGCCTTTTAGCAATGATAAAATAGTCAGAATTACCTAGAATCCCTTTATATTTTGAGCATAACAAAATAAAGCAACATAAACTTAGTTTAGAGAAACAACAATCTGAAACAATTGCACAAGCATTGCAGGATGATTAGTTGACAATCTGTGACTCAAACAAACTAAGGTAAGGAATCTTGAGTTAAGAACATAGGAGTATTATTTGTCCACTATATGACTAGCATTATACTCGAgcatcaaatacaaaattaaatgaataaaaaaaacgtttttcttcaagaaagaaaaaagaaccaTGTGCTCCAACTTCATTTAAATTTTAATGCTCATAAGCTATTATAGTGAAATTAATGTTCACTGCAGGTGAATAGAAAATGATTGCAGCAACATATGTAATTATCCACATAAAA
This Musa acuminata AAA Group cultivar baxijiao chromosome BXJ1-2, Cavendish_Baxijiao_AAA, whole genome shotgun sequence DNA region includes the following protein-coding sequences:
- the LOC135598539 gene encoding transcription factor bHLH153-like; translation: MMMTEMVDHKRRSHDGFVVPSKVSGPPRSQRDSSGEKRLKAGGGAGVGANISTKEKKDKIGERVAKLQQLVSPFGKSDTASVLSEATAYIKFLHDQVQVLSAPYLQTTVIETVEERECYSLRSRGLCLVPVASTLKIAQSNGADLWAPANSNRRP
- the LOC135586912 gene encoding uncharacterized CRM domain-containing protein At3g25440, chloroplastic-like isoform X1; translated protein: MGSRSLIERWNLSHLLHCVSPPIPTCHPPLISRSRTILEDFDRGGRITGSLPPRLWSSASPRRWTARIVNGFYAGGFRNIHTSQPLSNTGQVVMDPQKDTQNVVPVNDHSTTKVKRKKLKGRRAVVKWLKFFRWKKKKEYERMTAEEKILYKMRKAKRKEERLVEALKKIEPADSSEPTHDPEILTPEEHFYLLKMGHKCKNYVPVGRRGIFQGVILNMHLHWKKHQTLKVIVKTFTPEEVREIAAELARLSGGIVLDIHEENTIIMYRGKNYAQPPTEIMSPKVTLSRKKALDKSKYKDALRAVRRYIPKLHQDLGDLQEQMKREGESKSKTTEEAVSNAVDNRIISDCQMKSSEVLDVLEDGNSEPVEDDSLMESSSWSETEDLSDMFETDSDMEVMEKSECPLYLDEVEKFPSNIDEEPKDFEEHLRQIAAASKRIDLSTKDVKLADLDAVDKIFLRASSLLKKRR
- the LOC135586912 gene encoding uncharacterized CRM domain-containing protein At3g25440, chloroplastic-like isoform X2, with the protein product MGSRSLIERWNLSHLLHCVSPPIPTCHPPLISRSRTILEDFDRGGRITGSLPPRLWSSASPRRIVNGFYAGGFRNIHTSQPLSNTGQVVMDPQKDTQNVVPVNDHSTTKVKRKKLKGRRAVVKWLKFFRWKKKKEYERMTAEEKILYKMRKAKRKEERLVEALKKIEPADSSEPTHDPEILTPEEHFYLLKMGHKCKNYVPVGRRGIFQGVILNMHLHWKKHQTLKVIVKTFTPEEVREIAAELARLSGGIVLDIHEENTIIMYRGKNYAQPPTEIMSPKVTLSRKKALDKSKYKDALRAVRRYIPKLHQDLGDLQEQMKREGESKSKTTEEAVSNAVDNRIISDCQMKSSEVLDVLEDGNSEPVEDDSLMESSSWSETEDLSDMFETDSDMEVMEKSECPLYLDEVEKFPSNIDEEPKDFEEHLRQIAAASKRIDLSTKDVKLADLDAVDKIFLRASSLLKKRR